One window of Quercus robur chromosome 12, dhQueRobu3.1, whole genome shotgun sequence genomic DNA carries:
- the LOC126709363 gene encoding Golgi apparatus membrane protein-like protein ECHIDNA: MDLSQPPVENYANPKTCFFHVLFKAAALAFYILSTLFFDSFVIIFVVTVILAALDFWVVKNVSGRILVGLRWWNEIDEKGESLWKFESLDQQSLSRMNKKDSWLFWWTLYISAIAWIILGIFSVIRFEPDYLLITGVCLSLGIANIVGFTKCRKDAKKQIQTFASQTIATRFSSTIQSAFSVV, from the exons ATGGATTTGAGCCAG CCTCCTGTGGAGAACTATGCCAACCCAAAGACATGCTTCTTTCACGTGCTTTTCAAG GCTGCAGCTTTGGCTTTCTACATTCTCTCTACGCTGTTCTTTGATAGCTTTGTTATAATCTTTGTGGTCACTGTAATTCTTGCCGCTCTTGATTTTTGGGTAGTCAAGAATGTCAGTGGCCGGATCTTAGTCGGGCTTAGATGGTGGAATGAAATAGATGAGAAGGGTGAGAGCCTGTGGAAATTTGAGAGCCTTGACCAACAG TCATTGTCTCGGATGAACAAAAAGGATTCATGGCTATTTTGGTGGACATTGTACATTAGT GCAATTGCTTGGATCATCCTAGGAATATTTTCAGTCATCAGGTTCGAACCTGATTACCTCCTCATTACAGGGGTTTGTTTGAGCCTTGGTATTGCAAACATTGTTGGATTCACTAAATGCCGCAAAG ATGCCAAGAAGCAGATTCAAACATTTGCCTCCCAGACAATTGCAACTCGTTTCTCATCTACAATTCAGTCAGCATTTAGTGTGGTATAA